The Nicotiana tomentosiformis chromosome 2, ASM39032v3, whole genome shotgun sequence genome includes the window aactagcttggatataagccagcatcatcaagatgaactatcttgatttcataatctgaaaattatgctcttaattgagaaaagcaatttcaaatgccaaactgcaggttgacaataaacacacatgtaaccatATCATATATGAATATATAAGTGGTttacatgataggtgaatgagcccatatttaccttttatatattccagacttcaggggtcttagtcccaactttagctggtataatcaatttattatgggAACAAACAACACAACAGAATTCTTGAAGAACCTTCTAGTTCTTctgtatatgcttatctgaattctcaaatagcccatttaaaaatgtcaaataaaaacttcaagtttatcatggcataTGCTATCTCTTAGTAAGCTTCTGGTTtgctatggcataaacttttgcattagtaaacttctgatttactgtggctacttttgtatcagcGAATTTCTGCTTTACCGTAGCTATttttgcctcagtaaaacttTTGATTTACTGTGACTGATTTTGTATtggtaaacttctgatttactgtgatacatgatatagtacaaattgaagaataaggtGAGTCACTTTTcatatacatattattttaccccctatgattgtgaaaacatgaagatttccaatcttccaatcatttgtaatctcaatatgatagccatttatATTACTACCCCCGtcccagtttatgtgaacctattttctttttggtccgttcaaaaaagaatgacccatttctaaatttaaaaataattttgcttaaacttacaattctacccttaatgagaagcttttataaccacacaaatactctgggcccctttttgaattgtttaggactacaaatttcaaaagtcttcattttttcttaaatttcgtgcccagtcaaacatgttcacataaattggaacggagggagtagtaaatttcaggtttactacaacatatgttttggccataatcatataatatgaatgacatatttgtatataaactcttcgagagccttcgtttattatccacaatctaatatttattgGACACTAGtagtgtcatgtgtcttctagacaaataactagctcttcaggagttgttgatacattttgtactatcaaatattgctcacACACTTCtagtatcatgagagaaaatttcttcaaaatgacataaacaaaataaatatgatagtagacatcattatcaaaacataacttttatttatgtacaataattacataaccatactatctactataaataacaaaaattaaaatatttatatttatacagattcatcaccgattACATGGCTTGTTTTTCCTTCTGGGAGTGTAAAGTAAtaagctacatccaaatgcatgaagtctaaattatcttcagaaataaaatttgcttaaGCATTTTTCTCTGCCTTCTTCACGGAGGCTTGATACAGGTCAACCAGGTGCTTTgacgtacgacatgtacgtgaccagtgccattttcctccacatctatagcatgcattttctgcccttgctgcttgcaccgcttcgtGCTTTtgttccttttccactgctggtggtgaggagggttctttggtgcattattattaacatgattagagtttcttccccgaGTACGGctatgaccacgactggggccacatCCTCTTttacgcttagcttggtggaagttcgtctcattcacttcagggaatggacaagaaccagtaggtcggctttcatgttttttcattaatagcctattatgttgctcggctacaagaagatgtgtgATAAGTTcataatactttttgaatcccatctctcgatattgttgctgcaggagcatatttgaggcatgaaaagtggtgaaagttttctccaacatatcatgattagtaatattatcacaacataatttcaattggaaaataattctgaacatagcagaattatactcattgatagatttaaaatcttgtagtcttagatgagtccaatcataacatgCTTGTGGAAGAACAActatcttcaggtggtcatatctatctttcaaattattccacagtatgactggatctttaatagtgagatattccattttcaagcaTTCATCAAGGTGatgcgtaggaatatcattgctttggcacggtcttggcgtgatgcttgatttttgtccttgatggtgtaTGCCAGACCCAtcacatcaagatgaatttcagcatcaagcacccaagacatgtagcttttgcccgatatatccagggttacaaattcaagtttagaaagatttgacattatttagaaaaagaaagttcatacctctgatactttcaaagtatttgctggagatggcagagtctcgtgccgataacatgttataaaataaagactgtaaagtaagaCAAGTTTAGAGAGAAAcaaatatattattcaaacttcaaacttacgtacataatgaactgaaatctcctatatttatagaagaaagcaagCTGCTACTGTactagatatagataatcttctatcgagGTAATGTTTATCCGTAACGGAGTACCGataggataagctcattgtaccagatatagataatcttctaccgggggtgatatttatccataacggggtaccgaaaagataaactcattgtaccagatatagataatcttctaccgggtatgatatttatccataacgggatactgaaaggataagctcattgtaccatatatgaataatcttctaccatgggtgatgtttatccataatgggGTAGTGAAAAGATAAACTTATTGTACTagatatggataatcttctacttggggtgatatttatccataacggggtaccgaaatGATAAACTTTTTCAGGAGCCTTAtgtccaatagagtactaaatagataaatatatttccggcagagtctcatatagataagctttttcaggaagcttatttacaacggagtactaaatgaacatccataatataatatatttataacacataCAAAATAATACATAAATTCGTGCGTAACTTAATGTGAAACGATTATGTTTTACTTATGTAGTCAACAAATATTGTATTAGCTTATGTGAAATTTTATGTTGAGTTAATTCATCTAATACcccaaccaaacgaccctttAATGTTTACTGGTTTTGTTATTTGTCATCCTGTTTtacattacttgctttatgtaGCTGACCTGACCTACATAGAGAAGATGCTCACATCCAGATGTCGGTAAAGCTTAGACATGATGGGTTTTCAGTAAATATTGGTTTTGAACATAATCATATAATTATTCAGTTCTTAAAATCTTAAAAATTGAatctattaaatttaaattatatgCTAATCGCCTTCACTCAAATTATGTATTTGCATAGCGTTCTAAGAAATCTTCTctaatgtggtgcttatacttcTCTGAATcgatggtctattggaaacaacatttctatcttcacaaggtagggataaAGCTGCCTACACACTACTCTCTCCTGACCCTACTATGTGTGATTATACtgagtttgttattgttgttgcataGTGTCATAAGAGAGTCTAAATCTTATACACTAATAGTATAATACATATTTAAAATAAACTACTATAACAAGTTACTTATTTATCAGCAATTTACCATCAATATTTactataaaaaaattaattacaatTAGCTTTTAAGTGACTTACTATAATCATGTgagtatttttaaaatttgtaaAAAAAAAGCTAAGTGAATTCAAATACTAATAAATATCCAAAGTTGCTCCTTTACTATTTGAATTTACTAAATTTTTTCCTCAATTATACTTTTTAGTTAATTTGTACCTTTGTTGTTAACAAATCTTCTCGAATTTTCCCTTTATCATTAATCGAGCTTCAACGTAAAATGATTGGATGCTATGTGTTCATATTTTTTGAATGTAAAAGTCAAAATTTACTTCACAATTTTTGATTATTACCCTCAAATTGAATTGTCGTTAAGgattaaagaaaaaaaagattttttactaaaaactagtAATAAATAATGTTTGATCAAAAGTTTAACAAATAGGAGAGTTTCTTATATTTCCAAAAAGTAATACAAATTCGACCTTCACCAATTTAAATTTGAAGGCCCAAAAAGGAGAATTAGCATAGTTTATGATTATCCAAGAAGAACATAGCAGCAAAGTTACGCTGAGGCTTCAGGTCGGAGAAGCTCCCTAATGAGCTGATCAGTTTTCTTCTATCCAAATCTCCGCTATCAATACCAAAATGGAAGCAGCGCCCATTTTGGTCTGCTCAAAGCTACCCTCTTTCAGTTCTAGCTCATCAAAATATAACCCCTTTTCTTACAGACCTTTCGACAAACAGGTGGTGCGCAAGTTTTGTGTAAACAACTTAAACCCCCGGAGAAATCTTGAAATACCCAAATCCCACTCGCGTAGCTCTTTATCAATTCCCTTCAGTAATGTTAGTTCTTCTCCGTCCCATAAATTCTCCTGTTGGTCGCCGTATAATGGTAGATTTGGGTCATTACTGCCAGTCCAATGTTCACATTCGTATACAACAGAAACTAGAAAGGTGTTATCTTTGGAGTCACTAAAGATGGGGTTTTCTCAATTGACCCCATTTGGCTTGTTTAAGTGGGCTTTGGTGTTTTCAGGTACTATTGCTGCTACAAAGTGGGTTGTGAATGTACTGTTGAATCCATTCTTTTGGATGTATTTTAGTATGACATGGTTATTCTGGCCTTGGTTAGTTGCCATAAGCCTAGCAAGTTACAGTCTTTATTGCTTAAACAAGCATTTAAATGGGGAAGCAAGTGAATTAGAGCAATTTGCTATTGTTACTTCAGCTTTCACTTGGCTTACACTTGTCCCACCTGCACATTTCAATGGTTTTCTTGAAGGCTGGCCTGTTGTGTTCTTTTTCGTGTAccattatttctttttcttgaatGTGAGTGTTCGAAAACGACTATATGGTGATTACAACCCGAGAGAGCATGACCCCAAATGGGATATTAGCCTACCCAATTGGAAGAAGTTGTTGTTTTGTGTTGGAGTTATGGTTGGTCATTGGCTTGCAGCGTTTGAAGGGCCGGAATTGCATCTTATCCCTGGAGGATGGAGCAATTTGGGTATATGGGTTTTGATCTTGATGACATTGTTTATGCAGTATCATTCGACGTTGTATTTAGCCAAGTATTCGGAGAAGGTGGTTGTGCCTACAGCTGTCGTACAGTTTGGCCCGTATCGGTTTGTTCGCCATCCTATTTATGCTTCGACCATGCTCTTGTTTGTTGCTTACTGTGTTGCACTTAGGGCGCCTTTGAGCTCTCTCTTCATTGCAGTCGTTTGCTCGCTGTACTATGGGAACAAAGCTAAGTTAGAGGAAAGTTTGATGGTAGAGAACTTTGGTGAGAGATATACGGAGTATGCAAGTAAAGTTAGATACAAGCTTATTCCTTTTGTTTATTAGCGCACGTTGTTGTGAGTCGCATAATGTTTTCTAGTGTAATGCGGAAAAAGAGAATGAGAATATGAACACCTTAATTGGCTTTTATTCTTTTGTTTCAAATGTAGTTCCCTTgttgctttttttcttttgtcGGGATTTCCTGTTTATTGAACTTGTTTTTAACTTACTCAAGGCCACTTGTATCCTCATGATGCAGCTTTTCTGCATTGCTCGTTACCATTGTTGAACAATTCATGAATAGCTTGACAGAGATAATCTTTCCTGTTTTCAGATTCTTAAAAGTTTAGGTTTGAATATTCCACTATCTTGGTAGGTTGTGCCTTTATAACATGTTAGAAGACTTGAGAGAGTTAGGCTTTTTCTCcagttgattttctttagtaatgtACATTTTAACCCAAATAAGTTGTCTCTATCGTGGAAGATATGCTTTTGCTTGTCGATCTTCAGAGTGAACCTTTAATTGTttatatttggatatttctacttTGACTATTGTGACTTAGAAATAGGCTTCTGGAAATTCCTTGTTTCCTTTCTAAATAAACTGCAAAAAGAAGAGTCTACAAATGCCTGAAGAGCTGACATGGTAACATAGATCCTCTCTTAGGGGATATTTCTGTCTTGTTGAAAAAGCCTTCTTCTGCATTCAGGATCCAGTAAACAGAATTAAGTTTTAGATTTCCATCATAACCTCTCGACTTTACCATTTATTGTTCCTGGGAATAGGTTTATAAGGTACATGTCTTTACTGTTTGTCTTCGCCTAAAAGGCAATAGCACTGGCTTTATATATGTTTTCACCTAAACAAAATTTCAGATTTCCAACCCGCTGAATGCATTAGTGTTGCTGTTATATCCTTTTCCCATAAATGTTGGAATTAATGGAAACAGGTTTTGTTACGTTGGTGGCTAGACTCTTACATTTGGTCTTCTCTGTGCAAGATGTTGATGTTAGAATGATTTCTGTTTGATTTTGCTGGGCACTTTCGCCGCATATTGTGACCGATATTATCTGTTTAACTGCTGGTCTGTTATTAGGATCCTAGAgcgagatttttttttttatcctCATTTCTTGCCAGACTTTTGTTGGTCAATAATTACTTTGCACCAATATTTACCATTCTCAAAAATATTTACTGGTACATCATGTCAGTGTTTTTTGATCATTGCTTAGTTTTGTGTATTTCATGTTCTTAGTTTTCTCCTCGTTTCTTCTCCGATCATGATAGATGAGCCAATTCATGAAACTGTTTGACACTAGCAATTTTTTTGGTTGATCTTTaaacttttatttattgttatctACTATGACATGTCTTACAAAGGAAAATGACATTTTAATTTTCACTCTCATTCGTTGTTTCCAACTCAGATAGCCACTCTGCGTTCAACTAAAATTTCTTAGAATGTCTTGCTCTCCCTTTTCAAGATGTTATAAACATTGATTGCTTTTGAAGGTTTATCAATTAACTGGTTATAGGTGGAAAAATATAACAGGATCCCTTTGTTCTTCCAGGGATATGTTAATGATGACAAACATAAACTTGAATGGAACAACGGGTAGTAATCTTGCTTTTCATGTGAAGTTCTGttttcttttcttcattttgagACAGCTCATGATtagggatggcaatggggcggTGCGGGTTTCCGCTTATGTGGGGCAGGGGCGGGGTGGATGGTTGTGGGGTGATGCGCTGCGGGGTGGgttgaaatatttttttgttaaacTCAACATGGTTGCGGGGCGGTTGCGGGTTTTAGGAAAATTTGAGCAATCCATAGTATCTGGTTATATAATTCTTCTGCTAACTTAGTTGGGTTCATATTTGTCAAGAAACGATCCTAAAAGATTTTAAATGATCAGTAGGGTAATAAGTAATAACAAACATTTTACGCCTTTAATTTTCTGGGTTTGCTTCCGTTCTAATAATGCTTTTGATTCTTGATTTTAATAGCCCTAAAATaaagagttttgacggttccaatagtttcgtatggtgattttggatttaggagcgtgtccggatatttatttggaggtccataggtcgtttcaactttgaattggcaaaagttaggaagttgaaggtttgaaagtttgaccgggagttgactttattgatatcggggtccgatCCTGATTCTTGAAGTTGGAATAtgtctgtcatgtcatttatgacttgtgtgcaaaatttgaagtcaatcggagttggtttggtgtgaatcgacattagttttggaTTTCGGAAGTTCATggtttcataggcttgaattggattgtgattcgtagaatcgatgttgtttcatgtgatttttggcctcgagtaggtccgttatgggTTATggcacttgttggtatattcgggcgggagTCTCGTGGGCTTCGAGTGTAATTTAGATTGAATCCGGAACAAGTTTGGACCTTGTGTGATTGCTGAAGGTTGTTgtgtctggtgcaatcacacctgcgcatTTTGGGTCGCAGGTGTGGCGCCGCAGGAGCAGCCCTTGAACCACAAAAGCGAAAGTAGCCTTGCCCAGCTGGGACCACAAGTGTGGTCATTTGTCCGAAaaagcggactcgcagatgcggaggtgggCATCGAAGTAGTGCATATTTGCaaggaaatcattggggtaagaaaTCCTAACTCGGTTTAGgctaaattacacgaatctattgttaatttcatcatttaattagtgatttgagttgaaaatttgagaaaaaattgtgaaaatttctTGGGCTAAAAATTTgtggatttgaaaggcgatttgaggcaggatttgagtaattcttgtatgattggactcgttatcaaatgagtgttcggattttataatttcggtcgggttccgagacgtgggcccgggttgactttttaagttgacattttatttctttgtaaatatcataactttattaatcgaaatagtttcctatggtttatatttatggtataaagttgtTTGGCTAGATTCGTGTCGTTCGAAGTTGGATAATAGAGGGAaaagcttactagtggattgagtttgcgtgttttgaggtaagtgtcttgcctaactttgtgtgggggaattaccccttaggattgatgTTGTTTGTGATAACTGTGAGGTGcgaaagtcgtgtacacaaggtaACAAGTGTGTGCACGGGGTAAATGTGAAATTTTTtcgattttagctatgtagatttctTTCATGCcgtaattgagttaccttaacatgttataatcatcatttctagtctatcttcacatgctctacttgtcttatctcttacttgttaattgcccTACATATTTAGTTAAAGTTGTTGTTGTTTCCtctattccttatttattatttaaccgtgaattctttacttgaagttgttattcttggaatatcttgttgatgAAACTGGTATTGAGTTGTAAaggccgtgattcacattgaggcaaagtgttaagttgtgaaatactattccgTTTAGTTATTCACTTACGATTGTTATTGTTAAGACTCttttgtacattgtggttgatccatgtgctctttattgtgaaaacactGTTATTGTTGCTttcttggcaagttgtgatattgggcccTTAAGgtacgatttgtgatacgttatgatattgatatgcatgtggtggtataaggatttggggttgaaaagcatgcggtaagataaggtgggtttgatacgtgtggctagtaggggaactactagaagtcacgcggtgtgataaggtgagcTAAAACGCGGGAatctatttcggaaaaataattttcaaaactaaattcaaggctcccgtggtgatataagtaAATATTGTAGAATATTATtagtgatttgagactacgaggtggtacctcggtagtgactcttgttggtacttctctattacttcacttgtgtttggTTGTTTTGTGTCCTTGACTTAACATTTCTTGTTTTCTTATGTGATGCATTATTTTTCATGATTCTGTGTAGTTAATTTGGCATATTTCTTACTTGTTTATTtccattgttattattgttgcacTGTTAAATTACTCGTTTTGtcttttatttattccagtagggccttgatcagacctcgtcactactctattgaggttaggcttggcacttactaagtaccgtttgtggtgtactcatgctacgcttctgcacatcttttgagTAGAtacaggtacctcctaccagtttAGGCATCGGTGAGTTGAGTTCatacttggagacttcaaggtacacctgccgaCGTCTgcatgcctcggagtcaccctctatttGACTTCTGTATCTTCCTTCTTTTATTAAATACATCTGTATAGGGATGATTATGATACTGTTGTAGTGCTTATGACTAGATTTCATCAAGTTTTGGGGAAATTATATATGTTGAGTTGTTGAGTCTTCTTTATTAAAATTGTTGAGTATTTGAAGTTTActtattatttcagttatttccgCATGTTTATTTTCCAttacgatatcctacggaggaaaattggagtcatgacaagttggtatcagagctctaggttcatagatgttattagtcacaagcaagtttagtagagtctcgcggatcggtacagagatgtatgtacttatcttcgggaggctatggaactattaggaaaagttTCCTTATCGAGCAAATTTGTTGACATCGAAATTCTAAatctctgtctttctattctctcacaaatggtgaggacatgcacaactggatctgatgatcagtcACCTGCACCCCCTGCCagagctgcgagaggccggggtcggggcaaaGGCCGAGGAcgggcacgtggtgcagctagagaaCTTGCCCGAGCTGCTACAaaagagccaccagtagctccagttggagggcgggtacctgagacgcctgttaccaCCCTTGCACTCCAGGAGATCCCcgcctagtttttgagcatggttggcactctagctcaggcagggttgatcccacttgctcctgccacatctcaaaccgggggaggagcacaaactcccactgcccgtaccccagagcagcgggtccaggttgacaaggtcctagaggtcataccaatgcagccggttGTTCCATTTCAGCCCGAGGTTATGGGCAGTAGCTTCTGAGGGGGAGCAACTTAGGCTCGAGAGGCACAAGAAGTACCACTCTCCTACTTTTACTCGTTTGGCTTTAGAGGATAcacatggttttcttgaggagtgccaccatatcctctgtattatgggtattgtggagtcgagtggggttgctttcactacgttctTATTTAAGGGagcgacttatcagtggtggcgagcatatgaatTGGGTATCCcaactgaggcagcttcactcacctgggctcagttctcagagatgttcatgagggagtttgttccccagagtaTTAGGGATggatggcacacagagtttgagcagttgcgccggGGTGCTCTGACCGTATCAGAGTATGTAGTCTGGTTCAGcgagttgtccagacatgcacctggaTTAGTTTCCACTGTCAGTGAGCGAGTTTGTTGATTTATCGAGGGGATCAACCCTGGTATTAGATTcattatggctcgagagttggagactgaCATCCCATACCATCATCCTGTAGATATCGCTCGGAGATTAGAGGGTATGTGGGCCCGGAAGAGAGAGAAGAGGGAGGCCAAaaacctcgagattctggcacatatagtggtgcccgtgcccCAGTTACAggccgtcatggtagaggctatgtgagtcgtcctgttcattcagcacttctagatTCCAGCGGTATTCCTACCACTTCCAGGTCTCAGTTCGCCCATTATGCACCGCTAATGTCTAGTGCACCtcttgcacggggtgctttcagcggacaaTCTAGTTGACCAGGCCTGAGCCAGTTCCGGCAACCACATCtttcgagagcttgttttgagtgtggtgatactcgccatatggtgagggactgccctaGACTCAggaaggggtgcacctccatagactacgCAGGCCCCACATAGTACACAGGGTCCTCGGGCTTCTCAGGCCgtggttaccgcaccagttgccaccccacctgcacaaccagtcagaggtggaggtcgggcgggTAGAGGTCGCTCTAGAGGGCGAGGCCATGCCTGATGTTATGCTCTTCCTACTAGGACGGGGGTAGTTGCATCCGACttagttatcacatgtattgttccggtttgtcatagagatgcattagtcatatttgatctaggctcgagttattcctatgtatcatcttactttgctccatatttgggtatatctcgtgcttctttgagttctcctgtctatgtgtccaagCATGTGagagattccattgttgttgaccgtgtgtatcggtcgtgtttagttattcttggtggttttgagaacaaagccgatctattgttgctcaatttggtagattttgatgttatcttgggtatggactggttgtcgccctatcatgctattcttgattgtcacgccaagacggtgacgttggctatgccacgGTTTGAGTGGAGGGGTAATTTgaattatgttcctagtagggtggtgtctttccttaaggcacatcAGATGGTTGGGAATGGGTGTGAGGCATATAtatcctttgtgagagatgtcagtgttgatactcctaccgttgagttagttacggtagtgagggactatccagatgtgtttctagcggatcttccgggcatgccgcatgatagggatatcgattttggtattgatctattgccggtcactcagcccatttctattctaccatatcgtatggccccagcggagctaaaggagttaaaggagaagttgcaagagttgcttgataagggctttattcgacctagtgtgtcaccttggggtgctacGGTCTTGTTTGTAAcaaaaaaggatggttctatgcacatgtgtattgattatcgacagtaGAACAAGGTTaaagtgaagaacaagtatccattgccatgcattgatgacctatttgatcagctacagggtgctggtgttctcaaagattgatttgcggtcaggatatcatcagttgaagattcgggagtcggatATTTCTAAGTCTGCCTTCAAGACTAGGTATGGtcattacaagttccttgtgatgtcatttgggctgaccaacgccccaacaacattcatgcatttgatgaatagtgtattccagccctatcttgactcattcgtcattgggTTTAttaacgacatcttggtgtactctcggagCCGAGAGAATCATGATCAGCACCTGAGGACCaagctccagaccttgagagataagaagttgtatgcaaaattttcaaagtgtaaattctggcttgatttagtggcGTTTTtaggtcatgtagtgtcgagtgaagggatcaaggtagatccgaagaagattaaagcagtgcagagttgttcCATGCCATCTCCAGCTTCTGAGATCTAGAATTTTcttagtttggcagggtattaccattATTTTGTAGAggttttctcatctattgctactcctatgaccagattgacccagaagggtgctgcgttcaggtggactgaggagtgtgaggagagctttcaaaagctcaagactactttgactacagccccagtgttggtgttgcctacgagttcggggtcttacactgtgtattatgATATATCGTGTGTTGGCCTCGACACGATGTTAATGGAAGACGGCAGGGTGATTACCTATgcatctagacaactgaaggtaaatgggaagaattatcctgtttatgacctcgagttagcagctattgttcatgccttgaagatttggcggcactattcatacggtgtcccttgtgaggtctataccgaccaccgtagtctacaacatctgttcaaacagaaggatcttaacttgccatagcggagatggttggagttgtttaagg containing:
- the LOC104106558 gene encoding uncharacterized protein translates to MEAAPILVCSKLPSFSSSSSKYNPFSYRPFDKQVVRKFCVNNLNPRRNLEIPKSHSRSSLSIPFSNVSSSPSHKFSCWSPYNGRFGSLLPVQCSHSYTTETRKVLSLESLKMGFSQLTPFGLFKWALVFSGTIAATKWVVNVLLNPFFWMYFSMTWLFWPWLVAISLASYSLYCLNKHLNGEASELEQFAIVTSAFTWLTLVPPAHFNGFLEGWPVVFFFVYHYFFFLNVSVRKRLYGDYNPREHDPKWDISLPNWKKLLFCVGVMVGHWLAAFEGPELHLIPGGWSNLGIWVLILMTLFMQYHSTLYLAKYSEKVVVPTAVVQFGPYRFVRHPIYASTMLLFVAYCVALRAPLSSLFIAVVCSLYYGNKAKLEESLMVENFGERYTEYASKVRYKLIPFVY